In a single window of the Verrucomicrobiaceae bacterium genome:
- a CDS encoding NAD(P)-dependent oxidoreductase: MSQTVAFVGVGKMGANMARRLKECGYSVTAVLDVNAQAAADLAAELGCKACTKLADVTAAADVIFTVITNDVAMRAIYFNAGDNLLVGAAGKIFVNCATLSPAVFREVYDAAKKAGGSSLEACMASSISHAREGKLYLMLGGDEAVYEQVKAMIEQMSVNRRFIGGAGRAAEVKALVNMVMNINTAGLAEGLGLAAALGHDLGLIREVFSQTGANSRVLETDAADMVAREHDCWFSAEHAAKDSGIAAGLATESGLNLPLNTATQAQYAKMVTLGLGGLDKSGIAELTFKGRHA; the protein is encoded by the coding sequence ATGTCTCAAACAGTCGCTTTCGTCGGAGTCGGTAAAATGGGTGCCAACATGGCGCGTCGTCTCAAAGAGTGTGGTTACAGTGTCACCGCCGTGCTGGATGTGAATGCGCAGGCTGCCGCTGACCTAGCCGCCGAGCTGGGCTGCAAAGCCTGCACAAAGCTGGCAGACGTCACTGCCGCCGCAGATGTCATTTTCACCGTCATCACCAACGATGTCGCGATGCGGGCGATCTATTTCAATGCTGGGGACAATCTGCTGGTGGGTGCTGCGGGCAAAATCTTTGTGAACTGCGCGACGCTCTCTCCGGCTGTGTTTCGTGAGGTTTATGACGCGGCAAAAAAGGCCGGAGGCAGCAGCCTAGAGGCCTGCATGGCTAGCAGCATCAGCCATGCACGGGAAGGGAAGCTCTACCTCATGCTCGGCGGTGATGAAGCTGTCTATGAGCAGGTGAAAGCCATGATCGAGCAGATGAGTGTGAATCGCCGCTTCATCGGTGGTGCTGGCCGTGCAGCCGAGGTGAAGGCGCTGGTGAATATGGTCATGAATATCAATACCGCTGGCCTGGCCGAGGGGCTAGGCCTGGCCGCAGCACTGGGACATGATCTGGGCCTGATCCGTGAGGTGTTTAGCCAAACGGGTGCCAATAGTCGTGTGCTGGAGACGGATGCCGCCGATATGGTGGCACGGGAGCATGACTGCTGGTTCTCTGCTGAGCATGCGGCGAAGGACAGTGGCATCGCGGCTGGGCTGGCGACGGAATCTGGGCTGAATCTACCGCTGAACACGGCTACTCAGGCGCAATATGCCAAAATGGTCACGCTAGGCCTCGGTGGACTCGATAAGAGCGGCATCGCGGAGCTGACTTTCAAAGGCCGCCACGCCTGA